The Ictalurus punctatus breed USDA103 chromosome 9, Coco_2.0, whole genome shotgun sequence genome contains a region encoding:
- the serpina10b gene encoding protein Z-dependent protease inhibitor: MELAVFSLLICASSFMPSLQSPEPHAPNITDLTFKNIDFAMNLYLKIASRHDDNIFFSPLSVSTAFAALTLAARNSTRSEILSGLNLDMLDQAGQLDFIPQLFQHLQGNISQDGALKLEQGTALFVDLTFQIEKAFGDQIKLFFNADVENVDFKKSEISKEIINKHVREKTGGKVKEMVTSIDPLTRIMLINTIFFQGAWKYPFNPNSTESGRFYVDKYNIVQVPMMFCVDKFFVASDDELKAKVLRLPYLGGAAMLIVLPNLNTDYTTIDDEINAERFLSWIKNLKRKKLDVSLPKFTMEQSYALHTILPAMGIQDIFRDTANFKGMSQEPGLKVSQVLHKAVIEVDEKGTKAAAATSVGITPYSLPETFIVNRPFFFFIYHEATNSLLFMGRVIDPTKK, encoded by the exons TTTGCCATGAACCTTTATCTTAAGATTGCCAGCCGCCATGATGACAACATTTTCTTCTCACCACTGAGTGTTTCTACAGCATTTGCAGCACTTACTTTGGCAGCCAGGAACTCCACTCGTAGTGAAATCCTGTCAGGGCTGAATCTGGACATGTTGGATCAGGCCGGGCAGCTGGATTTCATCCCACAGCTCTTCCAGCACCTGCAGGGGAACATCAGCCAAGATGGAGCACTGAAGTTGGAACAGGGAACAGCACTCTTCGTGGACCTGACTTTTCAAATAGAGAAGGCTTTTGGTGATCAGATCAAATTATTCTTCAATGCTGATGTTGAGAATGTGGActttaaaaaatctgaaatcAGTAAGGAGATCATTAATAAGCATGTGAGGGAGAAAACCGGTGGTAAAGTGAAGGAGATGGTGACTAGCATTGATCCCTTGACCAGAATTATGCTGATAAATACTATCTTCTTTCAGG GTGCCTGGAAGTATCCTTTTAATCCAAACAGCACTGAAAGCGGTCGCTTTTATGTAGACAAGTACAACATTGTCCAGGTTCCCATGATGTTCTGTGTGGACAAATTCTTTGTTGCCAGTGATGATGAGCTTAAGGCAAAGGTGTTGCGTCTCCCTTATTTGGGTGGTGCAGCTATGCTCATTGTCCTACCTAATCTCAATACTGATTACACTACTATAGATGATGAAATAAATGCAGAAAGATTTCTTAGCTGGATCAAGAATTTGAAGCGGAA GAAACTGGATGTCTCTCTGCCAAAATTTACAATGGAGCAATCCTATGCACTACACACCATTCTCCCAGCAATGGGCATTCAAGATATCTTCAGGGATACTGCTAACTTCAAAGGCATGAGTCAAGAGCCTGGTCTGAAAGTCTCCCAG GTTCTGCACAAAGCTGTGATTGAGGTGGATGAAAAAGGCAccaaagcagcagcagctaCAAGCGTGGGCATCACACCATACTCACTGCCAGAAACCTTCATCGTGAACAggcctttcttcttttttatttaccaTGAGGCAACCAACAGTCTGTTGTTTATGGGCAGGGTTATTGACCCCACTAAGAAATAA
- the ddx24 gene encoding ATP-dependent RNA helicase DDX24: MNTKNMKAKKRFGPSKRGILVKGKWKPVELEPSIFANEAMGEVVCFEELTDYSLVDSEKAAAMIGLLQDTTARTKRKNTRKASEIETEEHKLEGDQGKVLQLSSEESPAKKRKKKKKKRESDVFTDDDYDDIEGLAEEGEGKTPQDSDDYTELTTETTQKTKKKKNKKKKKQKTAEQKETDAQVDTADEVQAPSKRKVKNWADAALSKTAGQDTDVSAWNELFVPEPVLKALSKLGFSAPTPIQALALPPAIRDHLDILGAAETGSGKTLSFGIPMIHRILEWKKTIDSKNAGADGKSDSVAEVESIYLPSVRDSKYDSEKDMSIEKCTNSGEADGQQSNKTGGDKATTSTDKASGSQNDNTDDEHEEENPTEVDGNADGQVEDEDWGSVDEHQIQDDDDDGVPADEEGAIQSMSFNTKREEQDDGKQPLLGLVLTPTRELAVQVKHHIDAVAQFTDIRTALLVGGMAPQKQDRMLKRRPEIVIATPGRLWEMIQDKHPHLRNLRHLRCLVIDEADRMVEKGHFAELENLLEMLNTSQFNPKRQTFVFSATLTMIHSLPARVLHKKGKKLEQRSKLELLMEKVGIKGKPKVIDITRKEATVETLTETRIHCDKEEKDYYLYYFLLQYPGRSMVFANSIDCIKRLNSLLTILDCTPLQLHANMHQKQRLKNLERFAERESCVLLTTDVAARGLDIPDVQHVIHYQVPRTSETYVHRSGRTARAAKEGLSLLLIGPDDMMNYKKIYRTLGKDEDLPVFPVQNKCMTAIKERVDVARKIEKIEYYNSRQKQHNSWFRQAAEEMDIDLDDDLLLGGDRNEETERVQQKHVKGLKKHLKHLLSQPVFKAHMKTKYPTQMGRLQLPELSFTNETALVSVTNQKQKQKKQKGKRQQM, encoded by the exons atgaatacCAAAAATATGAAGGCGAAGAAGCGCTTTGGACCTTCCAAAAGAGGGATCCTTGTAAAGGGCAAATGGAAGCCTGTGGAGCTCGAGCCCAGCATTTTTGCTAATGAGGCCATGGGAGAAGTGGTGTGTTTTGAAGAACTCACAGATTATTCCCTGGTTGATTCTGAAAAGGCTGCAGCCATGATTGGGCTGTTACAGGACACAACTGCCAGAACGAAGCGGAAAAATACGAGAAAAGCCAGTGAAATTGAAACTGAAGAACATAAGTTAGAGGGAGATCAGGGTAAAGTCCTACAGCTGTCATCTGAAGAGAGTCCGGCTAAGAAgcggaaaaagaaaaagaagaaacgtGAGAGTGATGTGTTCACAGATGATGATTACGATGACATAGAGGGTTTGGCTGAAGAAGGAGAGGGCAAGACACCACAAGACTCTGATGATTATACTGAGCTTACAACAGAGACAACACAAAAgaccaagaagaagaagaataagaagaaaaagaaacagaaaactgCAGAACAAAAAGAGACTGATGCCCAAGTAGACACTGCTGATGAGGTCCAGGCTCCATCTAAAAGAAAAGTCAAGAACTGGGCAGATGCAGCTCTCTCAAAAACAGCAGGGCAGGACACCGATGTATCGGCATGGAACGAGCTGTTTGTACCTGAACCTGTGCTAAAGGCACTGAGCAAACTTGGATTTTCTGCACCTACACCGATTCAAGCTCTTGCACTTCCTCCTGCCATTCGAGATCACCTGGATATTCTGGGTGCAGCAGAGACAG GAAGTGGAAAGACTTTGTCTTTTGGAATTCCGATGATCCACCGTATATTAGAGTGGAAGAAAACCATTGACAGTAAAAATGCAGGTGCAGATGGGAAATCTGATTCTGTGGCAGAAGTGGAGAGCATTTACTTGCCTTCAGTGAGAGACTCAAAATATGACTCTGAGAAAGATATGTCCATAGAGAAGTGCACTAATTCTGGAGAGGCTGACGGGCAGCAGTCAAACAAGACAGGTGGAGACAAAGCAACAACAAGCACAGACAAAGCCTCTGGTTCACAGAATGACAATACAGACGATGAACATGAGGAAGAGAATCCTACTGAGGTTGATGGTAATGCGGATGGTCAAGTTGAGGATGAAGATTGGGGTTCTGTTGATGAACATCAAATtcaagatgatgatgatgatggtgtaccAGCTGATGAGGAAGGTGCAATCCAGAGCATGAGCTTTAATACAAAGAGAGAAGAACAAGATGATGGAAAACAGCCTTTACTTGGACTTGTTCTTACACCGACCAGAGAACTAGCAGTGCAAGTCAAGCATCATATTGATGCTGTAGCACAGTTTACAG ATATTAGAACTGCTCTTCTGGTGGGTGGGATGGCACCACAGAAACAAGATCGGATGTTGAAGCGCAGGCCAGAGATTGTCATCGCAACACCTGGGCGCCTGTGGGAGATGATTCAGGATAAACATCCTCATCTGCGCAACCTAAGGCACCTCAG GTGCCTGGTCATTGATGAAGCTGACCGCATGGTTGAAAAAGGTCATTTTGCTGAGCTTGAGAACTTGCTGGAGATGCTCAACACGTCCCAGTTCAACCCGAAGAGACAGACCTTTGTGTTCTCCGCTACGCTGACCATGATCCACAGCCTCCCTGCCCGAGTGCTGCACAAGAAAGGAAAGAAGTTGGAGCAGCGCAGCAAGCTGGAGCTGCTCATGGAGAAAGTAGGGATCAAAGGCAAGCCTAAAGTGATCGACATCACTCGGAAAGAGGCCACAGTGGAGACGCTGACTGAAACCAGGATCCACTGTGACAAGGAGGAGAAAGATTATTATCTGTACTACTTCCTGCTGCAGTACCCTGGGCGCAGCATGGTGTTTGCCAACAGCATTGACTGCATCAAGAGGCTTAATTCACTACTTACTATTTTGGATTGCACCCCACTGCAACTTCATGCTAATATGCACCAGAAACAGCGGTTGAAAAACCTGGAAAGATttgcagagagggagag ctGTGTCCTCCTCACGACGGATGTTGCTGCTCGAGGGCTTGACATTCCTGATGTCCAGCATGTCATCCACTATCAG GTCCCACGAACATCTGAGACATATGTCCATCGGAGTGGACGTACAGCTCGTGCTGCAAAAGAGGGTCTCAGCTTGCTCCTGATTGGTCCAGATGATATGATGAATTATAAGAAAATTTATAGGACGCTGGGCAAGGATGAGGATCTTCCAGTGTTTCCTGTTCAGAACAAATGCATGACTGCCATTAAG GAACGTGTCGATGTGGcaagaaaaatagaaaagatTGAATACTACAACAGCCGACAGAAGCAGCACAATTCTTGGTTCAGGCAGGCGGCAGAGGAAATGGACATAGACCTTGACGATGACTTGCTTTTGG GAGGAGACAGGAATGAAGAGACTGAAAGAGTGCAACAGAAACATGTGAAAGGCTTAAAGAAACACCTGAAGCACCTGCTCTCCCAGCCAGTCTTCAAAGCCCACATGAAGACCAAATACCCTACTCAGATGGGCAGACTTCAGCTGCCTGAGCTATCTTTCACCAATGAAACAGCTCTCGTTAGTGTGACCaaccaaaaacagaaacaaaagaagCAGAAAGGGAAACGGCAGCAAAtgtag